AATTCAAATCAACTCATGAGTTTTAGATTGTGATATCTAAAGAGACTCTTAAGGAAAGAGACGATATGccagtaaaaataaaagtgaatcaaaaaatatgtttactcaTTCACACACTctcgatcaaaaaatgattagGGATGAGTAGAGGCGTGtaaaacatgtcctagaaagcgggagctgttttttcttgtaaataatcTGATTTTTTAGGTGTTATCATTTGTGATAAAAATCGTGTATataatggacatgttaaaaaaacgaaaatcaacatggtaatcctgacaatttgaagaatgtttcggaggagatCAGCTATAATGACCTGTGAAAAGGGAGGAGTGAGAGacagaaataaacaataacgttggcaagaattactctgatgtggatcctcaattctactttgagtccaagaaggacttacaattataactctgtaacaaatcttTAAGGTTAAGGtcctttatgagcacacacggaTGTTGAatttggttttgaatataattgaatctatttagaaaaggaagttcacaaaACAGGAATGGAATAATAAAGACAACTGCTACGGAAAAGAAGATTCATTCATCGGATTACCAATTCCCAAAAAACGGCCCAGACAAAAAActcacacgatttacatcactacataTTAAGTAGCACTGGGACATATTTGTAGAATACAAGGAGAATAAAACtgtcatatttatttacaaaaatcccatccctaacaATAAATAGagtcaaaaatgtttatagcataagtaaacaattttataactattaagATTCAAGTTGATAATTTCTTTCCCCACATTGATATGTCTGTCGCCACTTTCCTTGGAGTTTCTTTAGTGAGATGAAGTCTAGTCGCAAGTCTCGACTCAAAAACCCCACCTCCGGAAAAGTTTCCATAGAATTGTAAACTTATgcttaatttatgtacataatatgtgataattgataaatcattaaaaaatttattgagaaattaaattggagtttattttaaagtttcaaGATATGGGGTTTTTGTCTTAgatgttatgtattgtcttttatttacttttaaatcatgacgtagggatttgttttaaatagataggtaggtaccttgtgttttacgagttggtatattttaatagttatatagtatgtacatccttttaaatgtaatcccttacagaatatatgttttagtgtatgattgtacccccaatccaaagatgttcttattgactttactccggtccgttgcttccgtctgttCGTGGTGTTCTTAGAACATTACATTAGATCAGgaatatacaattttgaattgtatatttAGGAAAACGAAATGAAATGTACCTAGATATTTACAACTATTTCATatagttcaataatattttattagtagttCAATTGTTGATCATCTCATCCAAATAGATTGACATAAGAACCCAAGATTGGGAAAAACATTTGTACATCAACGTCTAATgatgaaatatacatttacttAACTTCATAAAATAGGTTaggtatttcatatttttttttaatagttggaCCAAAACATTAAGATTATATTTGCCATTACGtagtttttaaactttaatggTATGAACGTAAAAATGTTAAGTCTAACAAGTAATCTATGTTTTAACTCgacattattcattttttattgtaaaacaataaatatagcgcaatattttatgaaacaaaCAACTCTCGCAACTTCGTATTCTATTtctataaatgcattttatgttgtattttatCCTATAACttacttttaaactttaaatcaCCTATAGGGAAATTATATCCGAGTAATGAAAGCTCAATTTCTTCCGAATTTGTATCATagttttctccttttttgattATCTCTGCTATATAACTgccatttttacaaatacattatGACGTAATGACTTACTTACTATATAAAAAGCCGGTACCTTCATTGCAActttcatgacttttttttagtttatatgcAAGTAAAAGAGATAATATTTAGACGGGGGCGTACCACTAtcaaatcaacatttaaaaaaacatgcatcaataacaaaaatcctataattgattgaattatcGTAAAAGTATTTTGGCggttgttattaattatttggatGTTTATTGCAGGAAGGAAAGAGAAGGGATTAGAAGTGTTTTGATTGGGTGTTTGAGAAGGAGCAAAGAAACTATTGTGAGAAAAAGGGAGATTCCCAAGGTATTGCTGTTGGTGGCCggtaatatactttataaaggTAGTATTAGTAAGCTAgctaaaagaagaagaatctgTTGGCTAACATCTTATTGATATGGAGGGACGGCGAGCTGCTAGGTGATACTACGCGCATCTGAGGTGTGAATAGAGATAGCTAGAAAAGTAAGGACGAGGTTGTGTGATGCATCCCATGATGATGTCAATTTATTGTGTATTTTACTTGAAGGCAGAATAAGTTTGGGACGAAGGGATTAGGATGTACAATGGAATCGGTCTCGGAACGTCGCGTGGATCCGGAACCAACGGATATGTTCAACGTAATTTAAGCTTTATCCGTCCCAAAAAAGATGGCCCCACACTTTATCGGCAAGAGGATGAGATTGGAGGAAAGAACTCTCTTATCCGTAGTGGACCCAATCCTGGGATCCTGGATCATGAAAGAAAGCGGAAACTGGAGGTCAAAGTCGCGGAACTCGAAGATGTCCTTCAGGATCAGGGACTCCCGGCATCGGAGATTGACGAAAAAGTGAATTCCTATCGAAAGATGCTCATGGAACGGATTTCCGACTCGACTATCGAAATGGATCCCTTCGGACAACCTAAAGGTAACTCCTCTTCATCCCAAATAGGGGATCCAAGAGTGCATTCAACTCAATCATTCCCCACCCAAAACGGAATAATGACAAACTATTCTAATGATGCATCTTTTTTCAGGGACTCACGAAGAAGCAAAACTCAAAGAAGAGAAAAATGCGAAACTAAGAAGTGCTTTTGGGATTTCCAGGGAGTTTGTGGACGGTTCAAGCTTTGGTTTGAGTCGAGAAGTAGAAGAATCCGCAAAGAAGTCTCTCGTGGAGCAAAagattaaattgaaaaagtcagatgccaaaaagaagaagaggaagaaaaaaaagaaatctcgAGACAGCTCTTCTGACACCTCCAATTCCagttcttcctcctcctcctcctcttcatcatcatcatccgAATCAGAAGATGAGAAAAAgtccaagaagaagaaaaagaagaaaaagaaaatgcttGAAAAGCAGcgaaggaaagaagaaaaagaaagggtcaaagaaaatgaaatgcCTGAAAGTACGAAGGAGGATCCTCTTAAGGGCTACGATGCCCTTTCCATGATTCGTGAACAAAGATATAAGCTTGAGGCGGAAGAAAAAGCCAGAGAGTGTAAAAATAAGGAGGACTTTGATTATCCCTCAAAGTCGAGGAAAAGAAGTGAGAGAGAATCCCGGCAAAAGCCCAGTCGCTCTCTGGAGAGGCAGAGTATGTCACCTAGGCGTAGGACCAGAGGTTCACGCTCCCCTCAAAATGATCGTCATAAATTGTCTCCTTCTCAACCTAAAAATTCACATGAGAGAAAAAAGAGGGAACGATCTCCTAATTATAGTAATGAACGATCTCGTCGTCGGAGTAATGATCGATTAGACTCTAAATCGGTTGCGGAAGATCTGCATCATGCTACTTCAAAAGACCGTGGATATAAAGATTCCAAACGAGGTAGACATGATTCGTCTTCTCCAGAGAGGGATCGATCacaaaagaaatccaaaaattattctcCCAGTCCATCCAGGAAAAACGATGATTCACGTAGACGAAGAAAGGACACAAGTTCTAATGATAAATCCAAAAAGCATCAACGCCGAGACGCATCTTCAGAAAGTAATCATTCTTGCTATGATAgcataatttcaaagaagaaaagcAGATCTCGGTCTCGTGAGAGAAATCATCATCAAATCTCGagtaacaaaaatcataataacaaaTCATCGAGAAAAAGATATGATTCTTCTTGTGATAGAAAATCGGATAGATCATCAAGGAGATCAAGAGACAAGCATCATAAGAAGCCTTCATCAAGTTCAGAAGATAGTTCTCACTCTGATTCTAATGATGTATCCTCTCGAAATCGCAGATCGGAGGACAGTAAGCGGCCAAAGAAACTTGAAAAACGAAGGCATTCGTCCAAGGAAAAGAGACGTAACAACCGATTACTTAGTCGCTCACCAGAACCTAGTAAAAGAAAACCGACTAGAAAACGCTCATCCTCTTCATCtcctaaaagaataaaaaaggatgCTAATCTTCCTCAGCAGTATAAGCACTCTGATCGATATTCTGTAAGATCAAAAAACGGTTCGGATAAGGATAAGCAAAATTCTTCTGAATCATCAAAAAAGAGGCGACGGCGTAGGGACTCgtcttcatcttcttcttctctcGAAAGAAGAAGGAAGACGTCATCTAATAACGATAAACCCCGGTATTCACTCGAAAAAGAAAGTAGTAGAGGGGATCGCCGATCTGTTTCTTCAACAACTAAACAAAGTCGTAATACTGATTCCCCAGTTAGATCTATTCAACAGCTACCTGTATCTGCCACACGTTCTCATCATAAGCAACAAGTCTATACAAATCGATCTCCTCTTGCTCATGAAGAAGGGAAAAATCATGCTAGACCTAAATCGACGGATGCGCTTGAACAAGAGAACCACGCAGAtaggaataaatttaaaaaaccctcATCTGCAACACCTTCGCCGGCGAGACAGGAAACGTCTAGAAAAGAAACGAAGGAAAGAAGTACGTCCCCCTTATCTTCAATGGATCCACGGTCCTCCCCTGATGGTAAAAGAAAACAAGTGGCTCAGAAAATGATGGAAGCCATTATTCGTCAGcaagaattaagaaaaaaacaaaggaagaaGCGAAAAGAAGGCTCCTCGGATTCCTCTTCAGATTCATCGTCGTCCTCAGACTCATCCTCATCTTCCTCATCAGAAGACGATGATGCTTCCTCGGATTCTTCATCCTCATCCTCAGATGAAGAAAGTCGAAAGAAAAGACGTAAGCAacgtagtaaaaaatatgaatgcgACTCTGTTGGCTCGGTTGATTAAATTCCTCCTATTTTTACatgtaaataactattatttttccttcatttttttttttttttttttttttttatgatttagttttctaaaaatgtgtttgtcaatatggatttttttaagctttGTAATTGgttcttatattaaaatttaactaatCAATTTCAAACTtgaattttgttgtatttttattcctCTAATTTGCCTTCTTGCCTAGGTATTCTCTATTTGGAACTATCCTTTCTTCAAAGCcgaaaagtaaattattatttaaaaaaaagaaatctggGTTTTTAATacgcaaatttattttaaatagatagtaaaatataataaactccCTACGAGATCAAATTAAGCCTTAGTTAAGGGCATTGAAATCATTGATGTCGAACTGGAGCATTTGACAATGCTCATGATTTTCTCCGCTTCTGCACCAAAGTTGCAAAAAGGGCATTAAAGTCTTTTATTTGggttattattgttgtttagtATGCATGAATTGGAGCTACAACTGGGTAACCATGGACTGGGTATGCAGGTGCAGGGTATGCAGCCTTGGCAAAAAGTGGTCCAGCAACAACAGCCTTGGCAACGACGGGAGCAGCAACAATGGTCTTGTGGACAACAGGGGTGGAAACAATGGTCTTCTTGATAAGAGGTTGGTGAACCAAAGTCTTGTATCCAACAGTTCCAACAACGGGCTTCTGAGCCAAGACTGGAACGTGCTTAAGGATGGGTTGAGCTACGTGGGTAGTCTTGACAATCTTGCCGGGGGTGTGAGTGGCAATAGGAGCAGGGACGTGAGTGTGGACGGTCTTGGCAACGGGGTGAGTGATGGTCTTCACTTGAGGGGTAGCCTTGGCGAAAGCATGAGATTCGGCAGTAGAGTAGGCAAAGTTTCCTCCGAATCTGTGAGATTCAATGGTGGCAGAGTCGTACTTTGGGGCACGAACAATATAGCCACCGGGATAGGCTCCTGGGATGATGGAAGCTGATGAGACAGCAAGAATGGCAGAGAAGACGATGAAGCTCTGAAAGTGAAACGTCAGATTTGAGAGAGATAAAATGATCACGAATACAAGAtcagatttcaaatatttttttttttctcgtattCATGGAGTGATGACTTACGTTCATGATGGTTATTTTGGTGCGTTACTCAAAGCGGGACAACACAAGCAATGTGAAGAATTGTTGCGTCAAGCTCCCTTTATATAGTTACTAACGCCCTGGAACCATTGAGTGACAACACCCAATAAGTTCTTACCGCTTACCtacatttcatattatacaaccCTGCATATGTATGTAAACGGGGTGATCCAAACCAAGAAGGGTATGCGTCGTCTGTTATAGTCTTTGTTGAACACACaaagtttgttttataaatatttttaaaaagtagggTAAACGaacattgtttattttgtaactgtctatattttttccaattaattcatatgaaagtttttttcctttgtaaGAGGTCATTTTTAACCCTATTGAAAcctttattaaagaaaaatgcatCATTGAAAATAGTAATACTTCTTCAATAACCAATATGTctctattttatttcatttgtaaagTGTTTCAGAATCCCAAGGGTGAATCACCTTTCAAGCGTCAttccctcttttcttttttgttgtagAAAACTTAAAAACAAACTTAGCTACAAAGGGTTATCCgactttaattactttttaagaaATGCCTTTTAAATAGCCATTCTTCATGACAAatgtatcatattatattaCGTAACCGGATACGTATCACTCATTTAATTTGTAACTACAACGTATCATTAATTCCTTTCTCTATGTCTCTTGACCCACAAATTTAATACAACTCACTTggaactagtgttgtgtcgatccctATTTAGGACTCATGACTCCAGTTCCGTTCAGTCTTGCATATTAGTCCTAAAACggataaagtttggtccttgatgacatcacttaactattttattctttttttttaatcagttctagtaatgATAGACCAAAGGACatgtcctaagactggactggactagaccgaatatATAAGAACTCACACAACACTACTTGAAACAATATATTCCTGTAATCCTTCAATCAACGGATCTTTTAGAAGGCATGATTCTATATATTGAACTCATTTAtcgatatttttctttgaaaaaattgcaaaaaggtTTAACAACTCTTCTTCAAATCCCTCTGGGGAGTCCTTATACGCTTGCTGAAACCTCATTCGGTgtacatattactttattattactcCACTCCTACCTTGAGGCATATGCCAAAAATGCTAATGTCATGATTGA
The Lepeophtheirus salmonis chromosome 10, UVic_Lsal_1.4, whole genome shotgun sequence DNA segment above includes these coding regions:
- the Srrm234 gene encoding uncharacterized protein Srrm234 — encoded protein: MYNGIGLGTSRGSGTNGYVQRNLSFIRPKKDGPTLYRQEDEIGGKNSLIRSGPNPGILDHERKRKLEVKVAELEDVLQDQGLPASEIDEKVNSYRKMLMERISDSTIEMDPFGQPKGTHEEAKLKEEKNAKLRSAFGISREFVDGSSFGLSREVEESAKKSLVEQKIKLKKSDAKKKKRKKKKKSRDSSSDTSNSSSSSSSSSSSSSSESEDEKKSKKKKKKKKKMLEKQRRKEEKERVKENEMPESTKEDPLKGYDALSMIREQRYKLEAEEKARECKNKEDFDYPSKSRKRSERESRQKPSRSLERQSMSPRRRTRGSRSPQNDRHKLSPSQPKNSHERKKRERSPNYSNERSRRRSNDRLDSKSVAEDLHHATSKDRGYKDSKRGRHDSSSPERDRSQKKSKNYSPSPSRKNDDSRRRRKDTSSNDKSKKHQRRDASSESNHSCYDSIISKKKSRSRSRERNHHQISSNKNHNNKSSRKRYDSSCDRKSDRSSRRSRDKHHKKPSSSSEDSSHSDSNDVSSRNRRSEDSKRPKKLEKRRHSSKEKRRNNRLLSRSPEPSKRKPTRKRSSSSSPKRIKKDANLPQQYKHSDRYSVRSKNGSDKDKQNSSESSKKRRRRRDSSSSSSSLERRRKTSSNNDKPRYSLEKESSRGDRRSVSSTTKQSRNTDSPVRSIQQLPVSATRSHHKQQVYTNRSPLAHEEGKNHARPKSTDALEQENHADRNKFKKPSSATPSPARQETSRKETKERSTSPLSSMDPRSSPDGKRKQVAQKMMEAIIRQQELRKKQRKKRKEGSSDSSSDSSSSSDSSSSSSSEDDDASSDSSSSSSDEESRKKRRKQRSKKYECDSVGSVD
- the LOC121125047 gene encoding uncharacterized protein produces the protein MNSFIVFSAILAVSSASIIPGAYPGGYIVRAPKYDSATIESHRFGGNFAYSTAESHAFAKATPQVKTITHPVAKTVHTHVPAPIATHTPGKIVKTTHVAQPILKHVPVLAQKPVVGTVGYKTLVHQPLIKKTIVSTPVVHKTIVAAPVVAKAVVAGPLFAKAAYPAPAYPVHGYPVVAPIHAY